The Neomonachus schauinslandi chromosome 4, ASM220157v2, whole genome shotgun sequence genome includes a region encoding these proteins:
- the A3GALT2 gene encoding alpha-1,3-galactosyltransferase 2, whose amino-acid sequence MALKERLRTWKRLFCWLLLLALGLLGMLQYGLPIVRHLETLIPMGVCPSARMALLRDNFTGLLNPWARPDVLTCTSWGAPIIWDGTFDPAVAQQKALQQNLTIGLTVFAVGRYLEKYLARFLETAEQHFMAGQRVVYYVFTERPAAVPRVALAPGRRLRVERVAREPRWQDVSMQRMRTLHEALGGRLGREAHFVLCMDVDQHFRDAFGPEVLAESVAQLHAWHYHWPRRLLPYERDARSAAALAPGEGDFYYHAAVFGGSVAALRGLTAHCARGLRRDRERGLEARWHDESHLNKFFWLHKPAKVLSPEFCWSPEIGRRAEIRQPRLLWAPKEYALLRD is encoded by the exons gACCTGGAAGAGACTCTTCTGTTGGCTGCTCCTACTTGCACTTGGCCTCTTAGGGATGCTCCAGTATGGGCTCCCTATAGTCAG GCATCTGGAAACCCTCATCCCCATGGGTGTCTGCCCTTCTGCCAGAATGGCCCTGCTGAGAGACAACTTCACAGGTCTCCTGAATCCCTG GGCCCGGCCTGACGTCCTGACCTGTACCTCCTGGGGGGCCCCCATTATTTGGGATGGCACCTTCGATCCAGCTGTGGCCCAGCAAAAGGCTCTCCAGCAGAACCTCACCATTGGGCTGACTGTCTTTGCCGTAGGCAG ATACCTGGAGAAGTACCTGGCGCGCTTCCTGGAGACGGCCGAGCAGCACTTCATGGCGGGCCAGCGCGTGGTGTACTACGTGTTCACCGAGCGCCCGGCCGCCGTGCCCCGCGTGGCGCTGGCCCCGGGCCGCCGGCTGCGCGTGGAGCGCGTGGCCCGCGAGCCGCGCTGGCAGGACGTGTCCATGCAGCGCATGCGCACGCTGCACGAGGCGCTGGGCGGGCGGCTGGGCCGCGAGGCACACTTCGTGCTCTGCATGGACGTGGACCAACACTTCCGCGACGCCTTCGGGCCCGAGGTGCTGGCCGAGTCGGTGGCGCAGCTGCACGCCTGGCACTACCACTGGCCGCGGCGGCTGCTGCCGTACGAGCGCGACGCGCGCTCGGCCGCCGCGCTGGCGCCGGGCGAGGGCGACTTCTACTACCACGCGGCCGTGTTCGGGGGCAGCGTGGCGGCGCTGCGCGGGCTGACGGCGCACTGCGCGCGGGGCCTGCGGCGGGACCGCGAGCGCGGCCTGGAGGCGCGCTGGCACGACGAGAGCCACCTCAACAAGTTCTTCTGGCTGCACAAGCCGGCCAAGGTGCTGTCGCCCGAGTTCTGCTGGAGCCCCGAGATCGGCCGGCGGGCCGAGATCCGCCAGCCGCGCCTGCTCTGGGCGCCCAAGGAGTACGCCCTGCTGCGCGACTAG